A stretch of Balearica regulorum gibbericeps isolate bBalReg1 chromosome 28, bBalReg1.pri, whole genome shotgun sequence DNA encodes these proteins:
- the MLLT11 gene encoding protein AF1q: MLDTISSQYDSFIYWRMPIPRLDVAELEGLGLSDAALYKPKGGLGKLAGERDRVSRDISEEEDSLLQFNSFNFWRAPIASISSLDFDLI, from the coding sequence ATGCTGGACACCATCAGCAGCCAGTATGACTCCTTCATCTACTGGAGGATGCCAATCCCGCGGCTGGACGTGGCggagctggaggggctgggacTCAGCGATGCGGCCCTCTACAAACCCAAAGGAGGGCTGGGCAAGCTCGCCGGCGAGCGGGATCGGGTCAGCCGGGACATCTCCGAAGAAGAGGACAGTCTGCTGCAGTTCAACAGCTTTAATTTCTGGAGAGCTCCTATTGCCAGCATTAGCTCATTAGATTTCGATCTAATTTGA
- the CDC42SE1 gene encoding CDC42 small effector protein 1 yields the protein MSDFWHKLGCCVVEKPQPKKRRRRIDRSMIGEPMNFIHLTHIGSGDMAAGEGLPMTGAVQEMRSKGGRERQWSSSRVL from the exons ATGAGCGACTTCTGGCACAAGCTGGGCTGCTGCGTCGTGGAGAAGCCACAGCCT aagaagaggaggaggcggaTTGACCGCTCCATGATCGGGGAGCCCATGAACTTCATCCACCTGACGCACATCGGCTCTGGCGACATGGCCGCGGGCGAAGGCCTGCCCATG ACTGGCGCTGTCCAGGAGATGAGGTCCAAGGGCGGTCGGGAGCGACAGTGGAGCAGCTCCCGGGTCTTGTAG